From the genome of Deinococcus sp. JMULE3, one region includes:
- a CDS encoding acylphosphatase: protein MRLTALITGTVQGVGYRRYVQRHARDLNLAGYAENLSDGRVEVVAEGHTDDLARLLHWLRRGPPHARVQDVQTQQSEATGLNDFHLY, encoded by the coding sequence ATGCGCCTGACCGCCCTCATCACCGGAACCGTGCAGGGCGTCGGCTACCGACGCTACGTGCAACGCCACGCCCGCGACCTGAACCTCGCCGGGTACGCCGAGAACCTCAGTGACGGCCGAGTCGAGGTCGTCGCCGAGGGCCACACGGACGACCTCGCGCGGCTGCTGCACTGGCTCAGGCGCGGCCCGCCCCACGCCCGCGTGCAGGACGTCCAGACCCAGCAGAGCGAGGCGACCGGCCTGAACGACTTCCACCTGTACTGA
- a CDS encoding DUF4129 domain-containing protein translates to MTELTSPVPDDLAAPRTGPPLTAYGLALLPLGLAGLLPPWGAALLCGLFALGVRFPVWAQARVLGTQLIIGLSVAAQVPAALAQPRQLLVLAGTYLLLSLSGFALGAGAHALEDGRRRGLLALLPGLLAPQPGLILALAGGALARPARDARHAARTAPGWWTWVAGAAVAAALLGTLLPMPRPDIAGAFLPTPTQTAQVARESQAAPPAPADPATPNLLNRSGNVPQLQLDVGVPLLPPELALGAGLLCLLAAAGVPQLRRRAGRPPHPSEVLMVAGLVLTGLLWVVSAILLNLGGRAPGPADSGAAPPPDEAARMAEAATGPAAQVVSVTWLAPLAQLLALAALLIVAAVLLVNRRRVAATVTGTPEHDDLPTTSAPPAPLHRVRVAYREALAALSDAGLGRAAHETPAGYAARLGAHHPPLADPLGTLTALYEPVRYGGQLTDEQAGQAEQAARAVFQIIPTLPPEDSVDHKDLP, encoded by the coding sequence ATGACCGAACTGACCTCCCCGGTGCCGGACGACCTCGCCGCGCCCCGCACCGGCCCACCCCTGACCGCGTACGGCCTGGCGCTGCTGCCCCTGGGCCTCGCGGGTCTGCTGCCGCCCTGGGGCGCGGCGCTCCTGTGCGGGCTGTTCGCACTGGGCGTCCGTTTTCCCGTGTGGGCGCAGGCCCGCGTGCTTGGCACGCAGCTGATCATCGGGCTGAGCGTGGCGGCGCAGGTGCCCGCCGCGCTCGCGCAGCCCCGGCAGCTGCTGGTCCTGGCCGGGACGTACCTGCTGCTCAGCCTGTCCGGGTTCGCCCTGGGTGCCGGGGCGCACGCCCTGGAGGACGGGCGGCGCCGGGGCCTGCTGGCGCTGCTGCCGGGCCTGCTCGCGCCGCAGCCGGGGCTGATCCTGGCGCTGGCCGGGGGCGCCCTGGCGCGGCCCGCGCGGGACGCCCGCCACGCAGCCCGGACCGCTCCTGGCTGGTGGACCTGGGTGGCGGGCGCCGCCGTGGCCGCCGCGCTGCTCGGCACCCTGCTGCCCATGCCCCGCCCGGACATCGCGGGGGCCTTCCTGCCGACTCCCACGCAGACGGCCCAGGTCGCCCGTGAGTCCCAGGCGGCCCCGCCAGCGCCTGCTGATCCGGCCACTCCGAATCTGCTGAACCGGTCCGGGAACGTCCCTCAGCTCCAATTGGACGTGGGCGTGCCGCTGCTCCCGCCGGAGCTGGCGCTGGGCGCGGGCCTGCTGTGCCTGCTGGCGGCGGCAGGTGTGCCCCAGCTGCGCCGCCGCGCGGGCCGCCCCCCGCACCCGTCCGAGGTGCTCATGGTGGCCGGGCTGGTCCTGACGGGCCTGCTGTGGGTCGTGTCGGCCATCCTGCTGAACCTGGGGGGGCGCGCCCCCGGTCCGGCCGATTCGGGCGCGGCGCCGCCCCCGGACGAGGCGGCCCGCATGGCCGAGGCCGCCACGGGACCGGCCGCTCAGGTCGTCAGCGTGACCTGGCTCGCCCCGCTGGCGCAACTGCTGGCCCTGGCGGCCCTGCTGATCGTGGCCGCCGTGCTGCTCGTCAACCGCCGCCGCGTCGCTGCGACCGTGACAGGCACCCCGGAGCATGACGACCTCCCCACCACCTCTGCCCCGCCGGCCCCGCTGCACCGGGTGCGCGTCGCCTACCGGGAGGCGCTGGCGGCCCTGTCGGACGCCGGTCTGGGCCGCGCCGCGCACGAGACGCCCGCCGGGTACGCCGCGCGGCTCGGTGCGCACCACCCACCGCTGGCGGACCCGCTGGGCACCCTGACCGCCCTGTACGAACCCGTCCGCTACGGCGGGCAGCTGACCGACGAGCAGGCCGGACAGGCCGAGCAGGCCGCCCGCGCCGTCTTCCAGATCATCCCGACCCTCCCACCCGAAGATTCCGTCGATCACAAGGACCTGCCATGA